Proteins from a single region of Chloroherpeton thalassium ATCC 35110:
- the rnpA gene encoding ribonuclease P protein component: MPPIDAAGSSSPERRASLRKYERLCLKKQIERVYTNGATVRVSFLKVKFISLEDAPHEKGLPKVLFAVSKRMVRTAADRNKLKRLMREAYRTQKDVFGENEICQGSLHRSALAIAFMFQASGDKLPCYQKMQSVMRKCLRKVCTAIEKTNSGREG, encoded by the coding sequence ATGCCTCCAATAGATGCTGCGGGCAGTAGCAGCCCTGAACGGAGAGCATCCCTTCGTAAATACGAGCGCCTCTGCCTGAAAAAACAAATTGAACGAGTTTATACAAATGGCGCGACGGTTCGGGTTTCTTTTTTAAAGGTAAAATTTATTTCTTTAGAAGATGCTCCGCATGAAAAAGGGCTTCCGAAAGTTCTTTTTGCGGTCAGCAAGCGAATGGTCCGAACCGCAGCCGATCGAAATAAACTCAAGCGATTGATGCGAGAAGCCTATCGCACGCAAAAAGACGTTTTTGGAGAGAATGAAATTTGCCAAGGCTCGCTTCACCGTAGCGCGCTTGCCATCGCTTTCATGTTTCAGGCTTCAGGAGACAAATTGCCATGCTATCAAAAGATGCAGTCGGTCATGCGAAAATGTTTACGAAAGGTATGTACTGCGATTGAAAAAACGAATTCAGGTCGGGAAGGGTAA
- the yidD gene encoding membrane protein insertion efficiency factor YidD, whose amino-acid sequence MSIVWKIMNSLPILLIRFYKLFISPLFPPSCRFHPSCSSYALEAYRTHNFFYATWLSVWRILRCNPFVKGGYDPVPPSKNKIRPEDF is encoded by the coding sequence ATGTCCATTGTTTGGAAAATTATGAATAGCCTGCCGATTCTACTCATTCGGTTTTATAAGCTTTTCATTTCACCTCTATTTCCGCCCTCCTGCCGGTTTCATCCGAGTTGTTCCAGCTATGCGTTGGAGGCATATCGCACGCATAATTTTTTTTATGCCACCTGGCTCAGCGTTTGGCGCATTCTAAGATGCAATCCATTTGTGAAAGGGGGCTACGACCCAGTTCCACCTTCAAAAAACAAAATCCGACCCGAAGATTTTTAA